The Halobacterium litoreum genome includes a region encoding these proteins:
- a CDS encoding DICT sensory domain-containing protein produces MGLRRVIEDVRGREKTLTVYAPPGTDVVASVREYFASQNVAIEHEPTTDAPAHAVLSDDGEYLTSVGTDALRALTGSEPHPIGEDAAYSPLLEHLDRTTFTSYSRCQMMQASREIEDRAWRAKSGCLHAGFQRLSNLEPEVETYAQLADSDLDVHVYGERDAEIGAGESFTVHATDDPEITTTWFVVFDGGGNEQQSSALLAEEQDDGGYYGFWTYDASLVADALDALDAVRRPA; encoded by the coding sequence ATGGGCCTCCGGCGGGTAATCGAGGACGTTCGCGGCCGCGAGAAGACGCTGACGGTGTACGCGCCGCCCGGTACGGACGTCGTCGCGTCGGTCAGAGAGTACTTCGCGTCCCAGAACGTCGCCATCGAGCACGAACCGACGACGGACGCGCCGGCCCACGCGGTGCTCTCGGACGACGGCGAGTACCTCACGTCGGTCGGCACCGACGCGTTGCGCGCGCTGACCGGGAGCGAACCACACCCCATCGGGGAGGACGCGGCGTACAGTCCGCTGTTGGAGCACCTCGACCGGACGACGTTCACGTCGTACAGCCGGTGCCAGATGATGCAGGCGTCTCGGGAGATAGAGGACCGCGCGTGGCGCGCGAAGTCGGGGTGTCTGCACGCGGGGTTCCAGCGGCTGTCGAACCTCGAACCGGAAGTCGAGACGTACGCCCAGTTGGCGGACAGCGACCTCGACGTACACGTGTACGGGGAGCGCGACGCGGAAATCGGGGCCGGCGAGTCGTTCACGGTCCACGCGACCGACGACCCGGAGATAACGACGACGTGGTTCGTGGTGTTCGACGGCGGCGGGAACGAACAGCAGTCCTCGGCGCTGTTGGCTGAGGAGCAAGACGACGGCGGCTACTACGGCTTCTGGACGTACGACGCGTCGCTGGTGGCGGACGCGCTCGACGCGCTCGACGCCGTCAGGCGGCCCGCGTGA
- a CDS encoding metal-dependent hydrolase family protein produces MRVFDVARLVDGRRDDAIDDARLVVADGEVAAVGPRESVDAPPDAERVEYPDRTVVPGFVDAHVHVQGARSMNIEDWMATPDSLAAARATGDLRSLVDAGFTSVRDLGSSIGLGLREAVASGEVPGPRVFTSGRAISQTAGHGDIHGAPYGWVADGTPLSTLADGPTECRREARKRIREGVDCLKIMTTGGVLSQRDTPDVRQFTDEEIRAMTEEADRVGVDVAAHAQGAAGIEAALRNGATTVEHGFYLDDECIELLKECGGTFVPTLAIMWRITEHGDEHGVPEWGMEKAREAREAHVDAVRNAYEENTPIAAGTDFMGPELVPHGENALEMRLLVEEVGMSEMEALQSGTRIAARTLPRDDVGTLEVGNRADFAVLEHDPLADISAVERVHETYLDGERADG; encoded by the coding sequence ATGCGAGTGTTCGACGTGGCCCGGTTGGTCGACGGCCGCCGGGACGACGCGATAGACGACGCGCGCCTCGTCGTAGCGGACGGCGAGGTGGCGGCGGTCGGCCCCCGGGAGAGCGTGGACGCGCCGCCGGACGCCGAGCGCGTGGAGTATCCGGACCGAACCGTCGTGCCGGGGTTCGTGGACGCACACGTTCACGTGCAGGGCGCGCGGTCGATGAACATCGAGGACTGGATGGCGACGCCGGATTCGCTGGCGGCGGCGCGCGCCACCGGGGACTTGCGGTCGCTGGTGGACGCGGGGTTCACGAGCGTGCGCGACCTCGGGAGTTCCATCGGCCTCGGGCTTCGAGAGGCCGTGGCGTCCGGCGAGGTGCCGGGGCCGCGCGTGTTCACGAGCGGGCGCGCAATCTCCCAGACGGCGGGCCACGGCGACATCCACGGCGCGCCCTACGGGTGGGTGGCCGACGGCACGCCGCTGTCGACGCTGGCCGACGGGCCGACGGAGTGCCGGCGGGAGGCCCGCAAGCGAATCCGGGAGGGCGTGGACTGCCTGAAGATAATGACGACCGGCGGCGTGTTGAGTCAGCGGGACACGCCGGACGTGCGCCAGTTCACGGACGAGGAGATTCGCGCGATGACCGAGGAGGCCGACCGCGTCGGCGTCGACGTGGCGGCTCACGCGCAGGGCGCGGCGGGCATCGAGGCGGCGCTCCGGAACGGCGCGACGACCGTCGAGCACGGCTTCTACCTCGACGACGAGTGCATCGAGTTGTTGAAGGAGTGCGGCGGGACGTTCGTGCCGACGCTCGCCATCATGTGGCGCATCACGGAACACGGCGACGAGCACGGCGTGCCGGAGTGGGGCATGGAGAAGGCTCGCGAGGCCCGCGAGGCCCACGTCGACGCCGTGCGAAACGCCTACGAGGAGAACACGCCCATCGCGGCGGGCACCGACTTCATGGGGCCCGAGCTGGTGCCCCACGGCGAGAACGCACTGGAGATGCGGTTGCTCGTCGAGGAAGTGGGAATGTCCGAGATGGAGGCACTCCAGTCCGGGACGCGCATCGCGGCTCGCACGCTCCCCCGCGACGACGTGGGGACGCTGGAGGTCGGCAACCGGGCGGACTTCGCGGTGTTAGAACACGACCCGCTGGCGGACATCTCGGCGGTGGAGCGCGTCCACGAGACGTACCTCGACGGCGAGCGCGCGGACGGCTGA
- a CDS encoding cyclase family protein, whose translation MTVVDLSHELGSGLPYPGDPPASVTPHATMQADGYRVAAIACSTHSGTHLDAPAHLLADGATLGDYAPGDFQFDARVVDCTDLGDREPIPADRVPETDADLVVFHTGFDARWGDESYFDHPYLASAAAERCAAQGCAVGLDAPSVDPTPTDRARDGEPDGYPAHRALLGEGLLLLENLTNLGALGEATSVRAHPLPVDADGAPARVVAVTD comes from the coding sequence GTGACCGTCGTCGACCTCTCCCACGAACTCGGTTCCGGGCTACCGTACCCCGGCGACCCGCCGGCGTCCGTGACGCCGCACGCGACGATGCAGGCGGACGGCTACCGCGTCGCCGCCATCGCGTGTAGCACGCACTCGGGGACGCATCTGGACGCGCCCGCACACCTCCTCGCGGACGGTGCGACGCTCGGCGACTACGCGCCCGGCGACTTCCAGTTCGACGCGCGGGTCGTGGACTGCACCGACCTCGGCGACAGAGAGCCGATTCCCGCCGACCGCGTGCCGGAGACGGACGCGGACCTCGTGGTGTTCCACACGGGGTTCGACGCGCGCTGGGGCGACGAGTCGTACTTCGACCACCCCTATCTCGCGAGCGCGGCGGCCGAGCGCTGTGCGGCGCAGGGCTGTGCCGTGGGGCTGGACGCGCCGAGCGTCGACCCGACGCCGACCGACCGGGCGCGCGACGGCGAACCCGACGGCTATCCCGCCCACCGCGCGCTCCTCGGCGAGGGGCTGCTGTTGCTGGAGAATCTGACGAACCTCGGCGCGCTCGGGGAGGCGACGAGCGTGCGCGCGCACCCGCTGCCGGTCGACGCGGACGGCGCGCCCGCTCGCGTCGTCGCCGTCACCGACTGA
- a CDS encoding DUF7112 family protein, whose protein sequence is MTDRVTDDALDTVVGTLARAGGTRRLELRLPADAAESFPVDEVVRVVLDGTERRARLSSTGDDRPVVRGVYDTPRLARNPGDGENRLLAWVDDRDLEAGRSVHVDVVEPEFKYGIRAPGESATYDATGTPDSGLADIARSVEEN, encoded by the coding sequence ATGACCGACCGCGTCACCGACGACGCCCTCGACACCGTCGTCGGCACACTCGCCAGGGCCGGCGGCACCCGTCGCCTCGAACTCCGCCTCCCCGCGGACGCCGCCGAATCCTTCCCCGTCGACGAAGTCGTCCGCGTCGTCCTCGACGGCACCGAACGCCGCGCGCGTCTCTCTTCCACCGGCGACGACCGGCCGGTCGTCCGCGGCGTCTACGACACGCCGCGACTCGCGCGGAATCCCGGCGACGGCGAGAACCGACTGCTCGCGTGGGTCGACGACCGCGACCTCGAAGCCGGACGCTCCGTCCACGTCGACGTCGTCGAACCCGAGTTCAAGTACGGGATTCGCGCGCCGGGCGAGTCGGCGACCTACGACGCGACCGGGACGCCGGACAGCGGTCTCGCAGATATCGCGCGCTCCGTCGAGGAGAACTAG
- a CDS encoding DNA-binding transcriptional response regulator codes for MAEEPADSTVLVAADLRELRERYVRQLSDAYDVAGVATPDGVRDALSGQVAVLVLDADLPATPVAEFVADVGADADCDVVVMAPDGGGADRPADASLSKPVSAAELRETVDCLVARRAYEDAVGALHAACEQRRERLAAGGDGADAEATVDRLLARADDAAADLDAADFRAVFRRLD; via the coding sequence ATGGCCGAGGAACCCGCCGACTCGACGGTGCTCGTCGCCGCCGACCTCCGAGAACTCCGCGAGCGCTACGTACGCCAACTGAGCGACGCGTACGACGTGGCGGGCGTCGCGACGCCGGACGGCGTCCGCGACGCGCTCTCCGGCCAGGTCGCGGTCCTCGTTCTCGACGCGGACCTGCCGGCGACACCTGTCGCGGAGTTCGTGGCCGACGTCGGGGCCGACGCCGACTGCGACGTGGTCGTGATGGCTCCGGACGGCGGCGGGGCCGACCGGCCCGCCGACGCCTCGCTGTCGAAACCGGTGTCGGCGGCGGAACTGCGGGAGACCGTCGACTGCCTCGTCGCGCGGCGGGCGTACGAGGACGCGGTGGGAGCGCTCCACGCCGCCTGCGAGCAGCGACGCGAACGACTCGCGGCCGGCGGGGACGGCGCGGACGCCGAGGCGACCGTCGACCGACTGCTGGCGCGTGCGGACGACGCGGCCGCGGACCTCGACGCGGCGGACTTCCGGGCGGTGTTCCGGAGACTCGACTAG
- a CDS encoding sensor histidine kinase: MTAHGTLLRAITGAVDRADDGDDLRERVCDAAVDACYDYAYLYDDDRLAFAGRPPTDEPADTRPETVETVEDDGGYRVLVPVADGDDRLGTLAFGAAEPPDAEDRAFLLGVGETVGHGIATADAAAEHARVESALKTERRQFEKLHSVAAQMVGRDHEQSIYHLAIDAAENILDFDICGIDIAEDGYLVPKALSTGMESGDFERYRTDEGVAGETFQENKRIVVDDVAEYADADPTNPDYRSVLSVPIGDLGVFQAASERVDAFSDRDAELAELLMAHVAETLHRLRSDEALRESEAKYRTLIEQSHDAVAIFRDGRYEFVNNRAAELFGRDEDELLAANAWDLIHNDDREKLKRIHDEVVEEVGRQRTFDGRIWRPSGDVRYCEFSVTSIDYEGETAALASIRDITQRKERERELERQNERLDEFASVVSHDLRSPINVARGSIDLVRQTDDGEHLDRAEEALDRMENIVEDVLELARQGQHVDETEPVELSQVASDSWESVDARDATLDVTTGDCRVAADPGRLRELFENLFRNAVEHGGDGVAVTVECVDGGFAVTDDGAGVPAGMHDEVFERGYTSADDGTGFGLAIVENIAEAHDWSVDAVPPDSGDDDARGARFEVTGVTRVE, translated from the coding sequence ATGACCGCACACGGCACTCTCCTCCGCGCAATCACCGGGGCCGTCGACCGAGCCGACGACGGCGACGACCTCCGCGAGCGCGTCTGTGACGCCGCGGTGGACGCCTGCTACGACTACGCCTACCTCTACGACGACGACCGACTCGCGTTCGCCGGCCGCCCGCCCACCGACGAACCGGCCGACACGCGCCCCGAGACTGTCGAGACCGTCGAGGACGACGGCGGCTACCGCGTCCTCGTCCCGGTCGCCGACGGCGACGACCGCCTCGGCACGCTCGCCTTCGGCGCGGCCGAACCCCCGGACGCCGAGGACCGGGCGTTCCTCCTCGGCGTCGGCGAAACCGTCGGTCACGGCATCGCGACGGCGGACGCCGCGGCCGAACACGCCCGCGTCGAATCCGCGCTGAAGACCGAACGCCGCCAGTTCGAGAAACTCCACAGCGTCGCCGCCCAGATGGTCGGCCGCGACCACGAACAGAGCATCTACCACCTCGCCATCGACGCCGCGGAGAACATCCTCGACTTCGACATCTGCGGCATCGACATCGCCGAGGACGGCTACCTCGTACCGAAAGCCCTCTCCACCGGGATGGAGTCCGGGGACTTCGAGCGCTACCGCACCGACGAGGGCGTCGCTGGCGAGACGTTCCAAGAGAACAAGCGCATCGTCGTCGACGACGTCGCCGAGTACGCCGACGCGGACCCGACGAACCCCGACTACCGGTCGGTGTTGAGCGTCCCCATCGGCGACCTCGGCGTGTTCCAGGCGGCGTCCGAGCGCGTGGACGCGTTCTCCGACCGAGACGCCGAACTCGCCGAACTCCTGATGGCGCACGTCGCGGAAACGCTCCACCGCCTCCGCTCCGACGAGGCGCTCCGGGAGAGCGAGGCGAAGTACCGCACGCTCATCGAGCAGAGCCACGACGCCGTCGCCATCTTCCGGGACGGACGCTACGAGTTCGTGAACAACCGCGCGGCCGAACTGTTCGGCCGCGACGAGGACGAACTGCTCGCGGCGAACGCGTGGGACCTCATCCACAACGACGACCGAGAGAAACTCAAGCGAATCCACGACGAGGTCGTCGAGGAGGTCGGCCGCCAGCGCACGTTCGACGGCCGCATCTGGCGGCCGAGCGGCGACGTCCGGTACTGCGAGTTCAGCGTCACGAGCATCGACTACGAGGGCGAAACCGCGGCGCTCGCGTCCATCCGCGACATCACGCAGCGGAAGGAGCGCGAGCGAGAACTCGAACGACAGAACGAGCGCTTAGACGAGTTCGCGAGCGTCGTCAGCCACGACCTCCGCAGCCCCATCAACGTCGCTCGCGGGAGCATCGACCTCGTCCGGCAGACCGACGACGGGGAACACCTCGACCGCGCCGAGGAGGCCCTCGACCGCATGGAGAACATCGTCGAGGACGTCCTCGAACTCGCGCGGCAGGGCCAGCACGTCGACGAAACCGAACCCGTGGAACTGTCCCAGGTCGCGTCGGACTCCTGGGAGTCCGTCGACGCCCGCGACGCGACACTGGACGTGACGACCGGCGACTGTCGCGTCGCCGCCGACCCCGGTCGCCTCCGGGAACTGTTCGAGAACTTGTTCCGGAACGCCGTGGAACACGGCGGCGACGGCGTCGCCGTGACCGTCGAGTGCGTCGACGGCGGGTTCGCCGTCACCGACGACGGCGCCGGCGTCCCCGCGGGGATGCACGACGAGGTGTTCGAGCGCGGGTACACGTCCGCCGACGACGGCACCGGGTTCGGGCTCGCCATCGTCGAGAACATCGCGGAGGCCCACGACTGGAGCGTCGACGCGGTGCCGCCCGACTCCGGGGACGACGACGCCCGCGGCGCGCGCTTCGAGGTCACCGGCGTGACGCGAGTAGAGTAA
- a CDS encoding response regulator, giving the protein MTDEAAHVLVVDDDEALTDVYAAWLATEHEVDTATTGEVALNTLDETVDVVLLDRRMPGLSGEEVLDRIRRAEYDCRVAMVTGVRPNTDVVELGFDEYLIKPVDQDDLHDVVDTLVDRSAYDQRLQELYSLMSKRALLEAEAEDGDVELGDAYEELVERIHELRSRINDTVTEFGHDDFRVAFRDLPGENTGSD; this is encoded by the coding sequence ATGACCGACGAAGCGGCTCACGTACTCGTGGTCGACGACGACGAAGCACTCACAGACGTGTACGCGGCGTGGCTCGCCACGGAACACGAAGTCGACACCGCGACGACCGGCGAAGTCGCACTGAACACGCTCGACGAAACCGTCGACGTCGTCCTGCTCGACCGGCGCATGCCCGGCCTCTCCGGCGAAGAAGTCCTCGACCGCATCCGGCGCGCGGAGTACGACTGCCGGGTCGCGATGGTCACCGGCGTCCGACCGAACACGGACGTCGTCGAACTGGGCTTCGACGAGTACCTCATCAAGCCGGTCGACCAGGACGACCTCCACGACGTCGTCGACACGCTCGTCGACCGCTCCGCGTACGACCAGCGCCTCCAGGAACTCTACTCGCTGATGTCCAAGCGCGCGCTCCTCGAAGCCGAAGCCGAAGACGGCGACGTGGAACTCGGCGACGCCTACGAGGAACTGGTCGAACGAATCCACGAACTGCGGAGCCGCATCAACGACACCGTGACCGAGTTCGGCCACGACGACTTCCGCGTCGCGTTCCGCGACCTACCCGGTGAAAACACCGGCAGCGACTGA
- a CDS encoding transcription initiation factor IIB: MSDTKLRTYSGEQQQTETNRETESNAETHTCPECGGRVVNDEEHGESVCTECGLVVEEDGIDRGPEWRAFDSKEKDQKSRVGAPTTNMMHDKGLSTNIGWQNKDAYGNSLSSNQRQKMQRLRKWNERFRTRNSKERNLKQALGEIERMASALGLPKEVRETASVIYRRALDEDLLPGRSIEGVATSALYASARQMQTPRSIDEVANVSRIDEMEFKRTYRYIVRELGLEVAPADPASYVPRFASELDLPDEVERRARELLSNAQEAGVTSGKSPVGLAAAAIYASSLLTNHKVTQSEVSDVTDVSEVTIRNRYQELLEATEVAA; this comes from the coding sequence ATGAGCGACACAAAACTTCGCACCTACAGCGGCGAGCAGCAGCAGACGGAGACGAATCGAGAGACGGAGTCGAACGCCGAGACCCACACCTGTCCCGAGTGTGGCGGGCGCGTCGTCAACGACGAGGAGCACGGCGAGTCCGTCTGTACCGAGTGTGGCCTCGTGGTCGAGGAGGACGGCATCGACCGCGGGCCCGAGTGGCGCGCCTTCGACTCCAAGGAGAAAGACCAGAAGTCCCGCGTCGGCGCCCCGACCACGAACATGATGCACGACAAGGGGCTCTCGACGAACATCGGCTGGCAGAACAAGGACGCCTACGGCAACAGCCTCTCGTCCAATCAGCGCCAGAAGATGCAGCGCCTGCGCAAGTGGAACGAGCGCTTCCGCACGCGCAACAGCAAGGAGCGCAACCTCAAGCAGGCCCTCGGCGAAATCGAACGCATGGCCTCCGCGCTCGGCCTCCCGAAGGAGGTACGCGAGACGGCCTCGGTCATCTACCGCCGCGCGCTCGACGAGGACCTGCTGCCCGGCCGCTCCATCGAGGGCGTCGCGACCAGCGCCCTCTACGCGTCGGCCCGCCAGATGCAGACGCCGCGCTCCATCGACGAGGTGGCGAACGTCAGCCGCATCGACGAGATGGAGTTCAAGCGCACGTACCGCTACATCGTGCGCGAACTCGGTCTGGAAGTCGCGCCCGCCGACCCCGCGAGTTACGTGCCCCGGTTCGCGTCCGAACTCGACCTCCCGGACGAGGTCGAGCGACGCGCCCGCGAACTCCTCAGTAACGCACAGGAGGCCGGCGTCACCAGCGGGAAGTCCCCGGTCGGCCTCGCCGCCGCGGCCATCTACGCGTCCAGCCTCCTCACCAACCACAAGGTGACCCAGAGCGAGGTCAGCGACGTGACCGACGTGAGCGAGGTCACCATCCGGAACCGCTACCAGGAACTCCTCGAAGCGACCGAGGTCGCCGCGTAA
- a CDS encoding DUF1684 domain-containing protein — protein sequence MPGDDFDEAAWRERVLEHRTEKDAFLADHPQSPIPEGEREDFDGLDYFELDPEFRVVARFSEVDSPQEVDLETTQGPPAKYERVAVLGFDMDGDHHTLDAYRVEGEDSLFVPFTDTTNGAETYGRGRYLDVAAPDADTGDEIALDFNLAYNPFCAYSDNFSCALPTDANDLPVAVRAGERDY from the coding sequence CGAGGCCGCGTGGCGCGAGCGCGTCCTCGAACACCGAACCGAGAAAGACGCGTTCCTCGCCGACCACCCGCAGTCCCCGATTCCCGAGGGCGAACGCGAGGACTTCGACGGCCTCGACTACTTCGAGTTGGACCCCGAGTTCCGCGTGGTCGCGCGCTTCAGCGAAGTCGACTCCCCGCAGGAGGTCGACCTCGAAACCACGCAGGGGCCGCCAGCGAAGTACGAGCGCGTCGCCGTCCTCGGGTTCGACATGGACGGCGACCACCACACGCTCGACGCCTACCGCGTCGAGGGCGAGGACTCGCTGTTCGTCCCGTTCACGGACACGACGAACGGCGCCGAGACGTACGGCCGCGGGCGCTACCTCGACGTCGCCGCGCCGGACGCCGACACCGGCGACGAGATAGCCCTCGATTTCAACCTCGCGTACAATCCGTTCTGCGCGTACAGCGACAACTTCTCGTGTGCGCTCCCCACCGACGCCAACGACCTCCCGGTCGCGGTGCGCGCCGGCGAGCGCGACTACTGA